From one Variovorax sp. PBL-H6 genomic stretch:
- a CDS encoding NYN domain-containing protein: protein MSTTPTTAETRVAVLVDCDNVPPDILEHALRMVAQFGRVVLRRGYGNQGTLGNKWQDALVRLAFTPCLQYQYAAGKNTADIALALDALEALFDQRADTFCLVTSDSDFAYLCRKLRERGATVCIVGEPKTPDALRNASDQFFEWTRPEPPAEAIAEVAPKATAKAEPAKAEPTKQEPPKPAPKRRPRFLVEAVSLLASDTSEGKVGLGVLGQYLKRTDPAFSPQTYGHSGLLNMVKTYDLLAPQQEQGGHWSVSLLPKAEGTAEADVPRA, encoded by the coding sequence ATGAGCACCACCCCGACAACAGCAGAGACACGCGTGGCCGTACTGGTCGACTGCGACAACGTGCCGCCCGACATCCTCGAACACGCGTTGCGCATGGTGGCGCAGTTCGGCCGCGTCGTTCTGCGCCGCGGCTACGGCAACCAAGGCACGCTGGGCAACAAATGGCAGGACGCCCTGGTGCGCCTGGCCTTCACACCCTGCCTGCAGTACCAGTACGCCGCCGGCAAGAACACCGCGGACATTGCCCTGGCGCTGGATGCGTTGGAAGCGCTCTTCGACCAGCGGGCCGATACCTTCTGCCTCGTCACCAGCGACTCCGACTTCGCCTACCTGTGCCGCAAGCTGCGCGAACGCGGCGCCACGGTCTGCATCGTGGGCGAGCCGAAGACGCCCGACGCCCTGCGCAACGCCAGCGACCAGTTCTTCGAATGGACCCGTCCCGAGCCACCCGCGGAAGCCATCGCCGAGGTCGCGCCGAAGGCAACCGCGAAAGCGGAGCCGGCCAAGGCCGAACCGACGAAGCAGGAACCGCCCAAGCCTGCGCCGAAGCGCCGGCCACGCTTTCTCGTCGAGGCCGTATCGCTGCTCGCCAGCGACACGTCCGAAGGCAAGGTTGGCCTGGGCGTCCTGGGCCAGTACCTCAAGCGCACCGACCCGGCGTTCTCCCCGCAGACCTATGGCCACTCGGGACTGCTGAACATGGTCAAGACCTATGACCTGCTGGCACCCCAGCAGGAGCAAGGCGGCCATTGGTCGGTGAGCCTGCTGCCCAAGGCCGAGGGCACGGCAGAAGCCGACGTGCCGCGCGCATGA
- the radC gene encoding RadC family protein, with amino-acid sequence MSHDLFSSLDSFVAVSAASSSLLVRDVTGEYRSADADEVLQAAQQVLAGRVRGANVLTSPAVVKDFLRARLGALPHEVFAVVHLDAQHAVLEYVEMFRGTVTQTSVYPREVLKDALALNSSALLLVHCHPSGCAEPSRADEHLTQTLKAAAALVDVRVLDHLIVAGSTVLSMAERGLL; translated from the coding sequence ATGTCGCACGATCTGTTCTCTTCCCTCGATTCCTTCGTTGCCGTTTCTGCTGCTTCTTCTTCACTGCTCGTTCGCGATGTCACGGGCGAGTACCGTTCTGCCGATGCAGACGAGGTGCTGCAGGCCGCGCAGCAGGTGCTGGCGGGTCGGGTGCGCGGCGCCAACGTGTTGACGTCGCCGGCGGTGGTCAAGGATTTCCTGCGGGCGCGGCTCGGGGCCTTGCCTCATGAGGTCTTCGCGGTGGTCCATCTGGATGCGCAGCACGCCGTCCTGGAATACGTCGAGATGTTCCGGGGCACGGTGACGCAGACCTCGGTCTATCCGCGCGAGGTGCTCAAGGATGCGCTGGCGCTGAACAGTTCCGCGCTTCTGCTGGTGCATTGCCATCCGAGCGGTTGCGCCGAGCCTTCGCGGGCCGACGAGCATCTGACGCAGACGCTCAAGGCCGCGGCGGCGCTGGTGGACGTGCGGGTGCTGGACCACCTGATAGTCGCGGGCAGCACTGTGCTGTCGATGGCCGAGCGAGGGCTTCTGTGA
- a CDS encoding helix-turn-helix transcriptional regulator translates to MQTAKRASDRLLRLPEVERLTGLRRSAIYEQMRRGIFPRSVKTGQRTAAWPESAVQSWIAERMNGRAT, encoded by the coding sequence ATGCAGACAGCAAAGCGCGCCTCCGACAGGCTTCTGAGGCTGCCTGAGGTCGAGCGCCTCACCGGCCTGCGCAGGTCGGCCATCTACGAGCAGATGCGCAGGGGCATCTTTCCGCGCTCGGTGAAAACCGGACAGCGCACCGCGGCGTGGCCGGAGAGCGCCGTGCAATCATGGATCGCGGAGCGCATGAACGGGCGCGCGACATGA
- a CDS encoding AAA family ATPase produces the protein MTLSAELNALPAAMKAALGDAISNVDLSEMQLVENCPPLVLMQRGHALEAFAFGGEADYAPLYTAFKKHFMAQGASWATKDVSFIYCLPSGLVATQEFCSKVEVDVYFCRKFVVQLHQDIAGSLTRLPFLPLERIKGASIRPPSAQALLRSRNVSTDLASRLVVPGTGAQTLLQACLEEKYGQPSGLTTGSFDAVQAVPEEPRSQSILRSISIENFRAYRAPKKFVLGSAVTVLYGPNGFGKTSFFDAIDFVVTGGVHRFPKGAPAFAKVAKNLDCGDEPTTVSLTFERDGKMHTIVRDLAEPNKATLDGQPKERKDILALLTGGELSVSDRVDNLVALFRATHLFSQDRQALTEEIAESCQLPGDIVSRMLAFDDYVVGLNKSKEVLDLAKKQVDDAEARLQQALDKAAVDQAELGRLQGLQSAGGSSETLDARARALEQDIENAGFSLAEMGSARDMRSLRAFLEGKRIEAASSKPALEKCLESLTELRSAQEELKAQAAPLSDYVETLTRADTVFREQETQVQESESSLARLRATEDDDKATRDAAAWVVEARPQFAQLSQELADLKAKLEEAALVRQTHRSLQSDAATAVAAASNLLSQAEAQHRSAAERVARVQAVRDQLERGQLLPALTTEVQGTEERLTQVALELNERLSKERQAVADQNLVVDRVRRELASARQSASEIQEQVASLRSHVSDGNCLLCGHDHGTLEGLLDAIDRRLGQNEALLQISDQWTQESRKFDGLKESQRQIEEQLQQVEREKAQVAGVRVALLRERVAFDGALATVGLQFSDGFSLQLDGVLAQAKGTLEQASAQLEGARQAKKDAENTVQARVDAERSAGALVDALSEHLAASQQNLYALVSDPRRGAFDVATDLPQLERALSEAVRRQADATAAAQAASNAADARRAELAASHARLLAARVAHQSAARHLSALEGRVQALTASLATSGFSAEANADEILAAIAATVARQGSAEVLATRVAELEVALDAAATSAAFASINNRLLEHKRVADEKEATLARVAPWVKYFEGIHKLLGSQRAAATQHFTQEYGPRTAVIQRRLRPVYGFGDIEVASKGSSIAVQVKRNDESLRPTDYFSQSQVQTLVLGLFLTACSSQTWSGFSSVMMDDPVTHFDDLNTYALLDLISGLQNSPEGSKQFVISTCDEKLLQLARQKFRHLGDTAKFYSFSAIGANGPKVAEIP, from the coding sequence ATGACGCTATCGGCTGAGCTCAATGCCTTGCCAGCCGCCATGAAAGCGGCACTTGGCGATGCGATTAGCAACGTGGACCTGAGCGAGATGCAGCTCGTTGAGAACTGCCCTCCGCTGGTCTTGATGCAGCGTGGGCACGCGTTGGAAGCATTTGCTTTTGGCGGTGAGGCTGACTACGCGCCGCTCTACACGGCGTTCAAGAAGCATTTCATGGCACAGGGCGCGTCCTGGGCAACGAAGGACGTGTCCTTCATCTATTGCCTGCCAAGCGGGCTGGTGGCGACGCAGGAGTTCTGCTCGAAGGTGGAGGTCGACGTCTACTTTTGCCGCAAGTTCGTCGTCCAGCTGCATCAAGACATCGCCGGCAGCCTGACACGTCTGCCCTTTCTTCCGCTGGAACGCATCAAGGGCGCCTCCATCCGCCCACCCTCGGCACAGGCGTTGCTGCGCAGTCGGAATGTGAGTACGGATTTGGCAAGTCGCCTAGTTGTGCCGGGTACGGGGGCGCAGACTCTTCTTCAGGCGTGCCTGGAGGAGAAATACGGACAACCGTCCGGGTTGACCACCGGTTCGTTCGACGCCGTTCAGGCAGTCCCGGAAGAGCCGCGGAGCCAGTCCATTCTTCGGTCAATATCAATTGAGAACTTCCGCGCATACCGAGCCCCAAAGAAGTTTGTTCTTGGCTCCGCGGTCACGGTCCTCTACGGGCCCAACGGATTCGGTAAGACCTCATTTTTTGATGCGATCGACTTCGTGGTCACCGGTGGCGTGCATCGCTTCCCGAAAGGCGCGCCTGCGTTCGCGAAGGTCGCAAAAAACCTTGACTGCGGCGACGAGCCGACGACCGTTTCGCTGACCTTCGAGCGCGACGGCAAAATGCACACGATTGTTCGGGACCTTGCTGAACCAAACAAGGCGACGCTAGACGGCCAGCCCAAGGAGCGAAAAGACATTCTGGCCTTACTGACGGGCGGCGAGCTCTCGGTAAGCGACCGTGTCGACAACTTGGTCGCGCTCTTCCGCGCCACCCACCTGTTCAGTCAAGACCGACAAGCTTTGACTGAGGAGATTGCCGAGTCCTGCCAGCTGCCAGGAGACATCGTGTCGCGGATGCTTGCGTTCGATGACTACGTCGTTGGCCTGAACAAGTCCAAGGAGGTTCTAGACCTTGCGAAGAAGCAAGTGGATGACGCCGAAGCGCGGCTTCAGCAGGCGCTTGACAAAGCTGCTGTCGACCAAGCCGAGCTGGGCAGGCTCCAAGGCCTTCAAAGTGCGGGCGGTTCTTCCGAGACGCTAGACGCTCGCGCTCGAGCGCTGGAGCAGGATATTGAGAACGCAGGGTTCAGTCTGGCCGAAATGGGGTCGGCGCGGGACATGCGCAGCCTCCGTGCCTTCCTCGAAGGCAAGCGCATAGAGGCTGCGTCCAGCAAGCCCGCATTGGAAAAGTGCCTCGAGTCCTTGACCGAGCTTCGAAGTGCGCAAGAAGAGCTAAAGGCGCAGGCGGCGCCACTATCAGACTACGTCGAAACATTGACGAGGGCTGACACCGTATTCAGAGAGCAAGAAACCCAGGTGCAGGAGTCAGAGAGCAGCCTTGCACGCCTCCGGGCCACGGAGGACGACGACAAGGCGACCCGTGACGCCGCCGCTTGGGTCGTCGAAGCCCGCCCTCAGTTTGCGCAACTCTCGCAAGAGCTGGCTGATCTAAAGGCGAAGTTGGAGGAAGCGGCGCTTGTACGCCAGACGCATCGCAGTCTTCAGTCTGACGCAGCAACAGCGGTTGCTGCGGCGAGCAACTTATTGAGTCAGGCCGAGGCCCAGCATCGCTCGGCTGCTGAACGTGTTGCAAGAGTCCAGGCGGTGCGGGACCAGCTCGAACGCGGCCAGTTGCTTCCAGCGCTGACGACCGAAGTCCAAGGAACTGAAGAGCGCCTAACTCAAGTAGCCCTTGAACTGAACGAGAGACTGAGCAAGGAGCGTCAAGCCGTCGCTGACCAGAACCTCGTCGTTGACAGAGTGCGGCGCGAACTTGCATCAGCACGTCAGAGCGCTTCAGAAATCCAGGAACAGGTAGCTTCGCTTCGGTCGCACGTATCCGACGGAAATTGCCTCTTGTGCGGGCATGACCACGGGACGCTGGAAGGTCTTTTGGATGCCATCGACCGGCGTCTAGGCCAAAACGAAGCGCTTCTTCAAATTTCAGACCAATGGACGCAAGAATCCAGAAAGTTTGATGGGCTCAAGGAGTCGCAACGGCAAATTGAGGAGCAGTTGCAGCAGGTTGAACGCGAGAAGGCGCAAGTGGCTGGGGTACGCGTGGCCCTGCTGCGCGAACGGGTCGCCTTCGATGGAGCTCTGGCGACCGTTGGTCTGCAGTTCTCAGACGGCTTCTCGCTCCAGCTTGACGGGGTGCTGGCCCAAGCAAAGGGTACGCTGGAACAAGCAAGTGCTCAGCTAGAGGGTGCGAGGCAGGCGAAGAAGGACGCGGAGAACACCGTGCAGGCACGTGTGGACGCCGAGCGTTCGGCTGGTGCATTGGTTGACGCTCTTTCAGAACACTTGGCCGCAAGCCAGCAGAATTTGTATGCACTGGTCAGCGACCCGCGCCGAGGAGCCTTCGACGTCGCCACTGACCTTCCACAACTGGAGCGGGCGCTCTCGGAAGCAGTTCGTCGTCAGGCCGATGCCACAGCGGCCGCCCAGGCGGCGAGCAACGCCGCGGACGCCCGTCGCGCGGAACTCGCTGCATCGCATGCTCGGCTACTGGCCGCCAGAGTTGCGCATCAAAGTGCGGCGCGTCACCTCAGCGCGCTGGAGGGCCGGGTTCAGGCGTTGACGGCGTCGCTGGCTACCTCCGGATTCTCGGCCGAGGCAAACGCTGACGAAATCTTGGCTGCGATTGCAGCGACTGTTGCGCGACAGGGCTCAGCGGAAGTACTTGCGACCCGAGTGGCCGAACTGGAAGTCGCCCTCGACGCCGCGGCTACCTCTGCTGCGTTCGCCAGCATCAACAATCGGCTGCTCGAGCACAAACGAGTAGCTGACGAGAAAGAAGCGACTCTTGCTAGGGTCGCGCCATGGGTGAAGTACTTCGAGGGCATTCATAAGCTTCTCGGAAGCCAGCGGGCCGCCGCGACACAGCATTTCACCCAGGAGTATGGCCCTCGAACGGCGGTCATTCAGCGCAGACTCCGACCCGTATACGGCTTCGGAGACATCGAGGTCGCAAGCAAGGGGTCGTCCATTGCGGTGCAGGTGAAGAGAAACGACGAGAGCCTTCGACCGACAGACTATTTCAGTCAGTCGCAAGTCCAGACGTTGGTGCTCGGATTGTTCTTGACGGCCTGCAGTTCACAGACGTGGTCGGGGTTCTCCTCAGTCATGATGGATGACCCAGTGACTCACTTCGATGACCTCAACACATATGCGCTTCTCGACCTAATTTCTGGCCTGCAGAACTCGCCTGAAGGCAGTAAGCAGTTTGTGATTTCCACTTGCGACGAAAAACTGCTGCAACTGGCTCGCCAGAAGTTTCGCCATCTGGGCGATACAGCGAAGTTCTACAGTTTTTCCGCAATCGGTGCGAATGGCCCGAAAGTCGCGGAGATTCCCTGA